From Drosophila yakuba strain Tai18E2 chromosome 2L, Prin_Dyak_Tai18E2_2.1, whole genome shotgun sequence, one genomic window encodes:
- the LOC6526977 gene encoding uncharacterized protein LOC6526977, with protein MNLVMCNLVLAFIAIAALKTTLAYSSFSTDNININYFDARNSTLPMTTTHPHTNRPLGRYILPPRDNEQSSDYDQYSEVSAAIQRDRSYLIRLIRRRVPRDQAPQQVILQGRSLSGLHWGQGDDNHLDSDAGGDGSDDYPSDQPVNYTTLKGRIAEQNSVKELRKYNITRTRELNKMIEAHLQLMAREGICKVPRPEVVHITRETNTVYSPRATILHRCSDKVGCCEAGWTCQMKRNETVERVFAKVHGRYSEPFVVPMENHTECGCVKVETRRKRSPICLCPKHFKDFSWTGSQEEHQHLELHLGERREQRCRCDCHLSDDTCKRLKNGVEGFSVMERRRIQSGEVSPPFCNYGAYDVRNGRCPRPGLPNRNPNLQPYFQARRQHGKS; from the exons atgaatCTCGTAATGTGCAATCTCGTGCTGGCGTTCATCGCCATAGCAGCTTTGAAGACGACACTCGCCTATTCCAGTTTTTCGACTGACAacataaatatcaattatTTCGACGCGCGGAATTCGACCTTGCCCATGACCACCACCCATCCACACACCAATCGTCCACTCGGCCGCTACATCCTCCCGCCCCGGGATAACGAGCAGTCCTCCGACTACGACCAGTACTCCGAGGTCTCGGCGGCGATCCAGAGGGACAGGTCGTACCTGATCCGGTTGATCCGCAGGCGCGTGCCCCGCGATCAGGCCCCCCAGCAAGTGATTCTTCAGGGCCGCAGTCTCAGTGGCCTCCACTGGGGGCAGGGCGACGACAATCACCTTGACTCCGATGCCGGCGGCGATGGG AGCGATGACTATCCATCGGATCAGCCGGTCAATTACACAACGTTGAAAGGTCGAATCGCAGAACAGAACTCGGTTAAAGAGCTGAGGAAATACAACA TTACTCGCACCAGAGAGCTCAACAAAATGATCGAGGCTCATCTACAGCTGATGGCAAGGGAGGGTATTTGCAAGGTGCCGCGCCCGGAGGTGGTCCACATCACGAGGGAAACGAACACTGTGTACTCACCGCGTGCCACGATCCTGCACAGGTGCAGCGACAAGGTCGGATGCTGCGAGGCGGGCTGGACGTGCCAAATGAAGAGGAACGAGACGGTGGAGCGGGTGTTCGCCAAGGTGCACGGCCGCTACTCGGAGCCCTTCGTTGTGCCGATGGAAAATCACACGGAATGCGGATGTGTGAAGGTGGAAACGCGTCGCAAACGGAGTCCCATTTGCCTGTGCCCCAAGCACTTCAAGGACTTCAGCTGGACGGGATCGCAGGAGGAGCACCAGCATCTGGAGCTGCATCTGGGGGAGCGGAGGGAGCAGCGCTGCCGATGCGACTGCCACCTCAGCGACGACACGTGCAAGAGGCTGAAGAACGGCGTTGAGGGATTCTCGGTGATGGAGCGACG ACGCATTCAAAGTGGAGAAGTCAGTCCGCCGTTCTGCAATTACGGGGCGTATGATGTGAGGAACGGTCGATGTCCGCGTCCGGGACTtccgaatcggaatccgaATCTGCAACCGTATTTCCAGGCGAGGCGTCAACATGGCAAAAGCTAA
- the LOC6526981 gene encoding probable 26S proteasome complex subunit sem1, whose product MSAPDKEKEKEKEETNNKGEDLGLLEEDDEFEEFPAEDFRVGDDEEELNVWEDNWDDDNVEDDFSQQLKAHLESKKMET is encoded by the exons ATGTCTGCACCAGATAAGGAAAAGGAGAAAGAGAAGGAGGAGACCAACAACAAGGGCGAGGACTTGGGTCTCCTGGAAGAGGACGATGAATTCGAAGAGTTTCCCGCCGAAG aTTTCCGTGTTggcgacgacgaggaggagctaAATGTGTGGGAGGACAACTGGGACGACGACAACGTGGAGGATGACTTCAGCCAGCAGTTGAAGGCCCATCTGGAGAGCAAGAAAATGGAAACGTAA
- the LOC6526980 gene encoding kinetochore protein NUF2 homolog encodes MAFSAEIERVMDQGNCLMPDINICQSDLANPTEPFVTKIMVHYLRCYGFRLEPPYKIGSELGHSSREARVFLIRVCRQVERIVQISFPNKTYSYVDIIKPTVKKTLATLSYLFNHLAYYKMFKKKVLGPVEEAIKLKESLTTEVKAKSQQLDQCSQKTKDCEVAINQLKKDLQDTQAKLLPLKKSCSEHESTLELLAQQQTEQEKRIGHWKQLVVEDSQVTELREKIKSASSHVESCKAELASKKQETNEHRRIIENSQHIATALEKATAMISLCKLDDYKESCKQLETMEKQLPTCKVNYQKRLQDAEAKKQELALREQRYEERNQENDAENHKLHSELNQLQVDVEDRKKRLEDLSNTLIELDQQNLEQDQLYDILSEQIHEALGQNWQINST; translated from the exons ATGGCGTTTTCAGCCGAAATTGAGAGGGTGATGGACCAGGGCAACTGTCTGATGCCAGACATCAACATTTGCCAGAGCGACTTGGCCAATCCCACCGAACCATTTGTCACCAAGATCATGGTGCACTATTTGCGGTGTTACGGTTTCCGCCTGGAGCCGCCATATAAGATTGGCTCCGAACTCGGCCACTCGTCGCGGGAGGCGCGCGTCTTCCTCATCCGAGTGTGCCGCCAAGTGGAGCGCATTGTCCAGATCAGCTTTCCCAACAAGACCTACTCCTATGTGGATATTATAAAACCAA CTGTTAAAAAAACGCTGGCTACCCTGAGCTACCTTTTCAACCACCTGGCCTACtacaaaatgttcaaaaagAAGGTGCTGGGACCAGTAGAGGAGGCCATTAAGCTTAAAGAATCGCTGACAACCGAGGTGAAGGCCAAGAGTCAACAGCTGGATCAATGCAGTCAGAAGACCAAGGATTGCGAAGTGGCCATCAACCAACTCAAAAAGGATTTGCAGGATACTCAAGCAAAGCTTCTACCTTTGAAGAAGTCCTGCAGCGAGCATGAAAGCACTCTGGAACTTCTCGCACAGCAGCAAACTGAGCAGGAGAAACGTATCGGTCACTGGAAGCAGCTAGTGGTAGAGGACAGCCAAGTGACTGAGCTGCGAGA GAAGATTAAGAGTGCATCCTCGCATGTGGAGAGCTGCAAGGCGGAGCTGGCCAGCAAAAAACAGGAGACGAATGAACACCGCCGGATAATTGAAAACAGTCAACATATAGCCACCGCTTTAGAGAAGGCCACGGCTATGATTTCGCTGTGCAAACTGGATGACTACAAGGAGAGCTGCAAGCAGCTGGAGACGATGGAGAAGCAGTTGCCCACCTGCAAGGTAAATTATCAGAAGCGCCTTCAGGATGCAGAGGCCAAGAAGCAGGAACTCGCTCTTCGAGAACAGCGGTACGAGGAAAGAAACCAGGAAAACGATGCCGAGAACCACAAGCTGCATAGCGAACTCAATCAGCTGCAGGTCGACGTTGAGGATCGCAAGAAACGCCTGGAGGATCTAAGTAATACCTTGATCGAGCTTGACCAGCAAAATTTGGAGCAAGATCAGCTGTACGACATATTAAGTGAGCAAATCCACGAGGCTCTCGGTCAAAACTGGCAGATAAATTCCACTTAA
- the LOC6526978 gene encoding UDP-glucuronosyltransferase, producing the protein MKRSPVSLSLLWMGYTGIFLLADSPAPVEAHHILGVFVNVHRSQLMVHLAVCRALLQKGHHLTLVTTWPLEEQEIRGNVSHIFIPWKQPAEEGSTSDLIGRLERMFKRLEHSGDLLDLPEWKTFLSNPPQTPYDLLLLGYHFNDHLLGLAAHFNCPVAIVSTQQPTGFVNSLMGNPEERWYVPQPYDGHQRSGMSACVFGIWEKFIEMMARRVLARIYSLHFPEPRYPSFETMRRSVVLALSNHHMISEGPIAPLIPSMVDIGGIVLEQQLSKTPLELPAGNRSLIIFSLGTRFTWRKSTEELVQTFTKAFSQFPDYDIYWTYDGPNGSAISLDYPHLKVAKWWPQSQLLQSGRARLFITHGGKGSLSEALFHGVPMLGLPLIGDQRANLRRMQSRNWGLTLSTHNLTHLELAKGISRMLTNSSYSETILKASQVYRDRPMNSSDLATYWIEYIVRHKGAKNLYNPARQLNMIEYHSIDMYFMVYGFLMLTIAMLRKVNRLL; encoded by the exons ATGAAGCGGTCGCCGGTCAGTTTGTCACTTCTATGGATGGGCTACACAGGCATTTTTCTGCTGGCTGATAGCCCAGCCCCAGTGGAAGCCCATCACATTTTGGGTGTCTTTGTCAATGTGCACCGGTCGCAGCTAATGGTCCATTTGGCGGTGTGTCGGGCTCTGTTGCAGAAGGGTCACCACTTAACCCTGGTCACCACATGgccgctggaggagcaggagatTCGGGGTAATGTGTCACACATTTTCATTCCTTGGAAGCAGCCGGCAGAGGAGGGATCCACCTCGGACCTTATTGGGCGTCTGGAAAGGATGTTTAAGCGGCTAGAACATTCGGGAGATCTGCTGGATCTGCCGGAGTGGAAGACGTTTCTTAGCAATCCACCTCAAACTCCCTATGATCTGCTCCTTTTGGGCTATCATTTCAACGATCATCTGTTGGGACTGGCAGCACACTTCAACTGTCCAGTGGCTATCGTTTCCACCCAGCAGCCAACTGGATTTGTTAACAGCCTCATGGGCAATCCCGAGGAGCGTTGGTATGTCCCACAGCCGTATGATGGCCACCAGCGAAGTGGCATGTCAGCCTGCGTGTTTGGAATTTGGGAGAAGTTCATAGAAATGATGGCGAGGAGGGTGCTGGCAAGGATCTACAG TTTGCACTTTCCCGAGCCGCGATACCCTAGTTTTGAAACGATGCGCCGATCGGTGGTTCTGGCCCTAAGTAATCATCACATGATCAGCGAGGGTCCCATAGCACCATTAATACCCAGCATGGTGGATATAGGCGGTATAGTGCTAGAGCAACAGCTAAGTAAGACTCCACTGGAACTCCCAGCTGGCAATCGATCTCTGATCATCTTCAGTTTGGGCACTCGTTTCACTTGGCGGAAGTCAACTGAAGAACTGGTGCAGACTTTCACAAAAGCTTTCTCTCAGTTTCCGGACTATGACATTTACTGGACCTACGATGGACCCAATGGTAGTGCCATCAGTTTGGATTATCCCCATTTGAAGGTCGCCAAGTGGTGGCCCCAATCCCAGTTGTTGCAAAGTGGCAGAGCTCGACTGTTCATCACTCATGGGGGCAAAGGAAGTCTCTCGGAAGCTCTTTTCCATGGAGTGCCCATGCTGGGACTACCTTTAATTGGGGATCAACGCGCCAATCTTCGGCGAATGCAGTCCAGAAACTGGGGATTGACCTTATCCACTCACAATCTCACGCACTTGGAACTAGCGAAGGGCATTTCTAGAATGCTTACCAATTCGAGTTACAGTGAAACTATATTGAAAGCTTCGCAAGTGTATCGCGATCGTCCCATGAACTCCAGCGATTTGGCCACTTATTGGATCGAGTACATCGTTCGACATAAGGGAGCTAAAAATCTGTACAATCCCGCCAGGCAACTTAATATGATCGAATATCACTCCATCGATATGTATTTCATGGTTTATGGATTCTTAATGCTAACGATTGCCATGCTCAGAAAAGTAAATCGCTTGCTGTGA
- the LOC6526979 gene encoding dynein-1-beta heavy chain, flagellar inner arm I1 complex translates to MASSSAVEDEHLTDSDFTDDEERSVEPRQEELRPETPKPSYSDEELNQLVGYVQRMSVLSCLDHRDWKEGTLDIIRGWLLEVHEPLLTIYYDRDVLSACLGLPATCVSDLSYFRREPNEIFSVEGFHDEINFGTLTSDVDGCLMELLDRLYVPFFRNYLEWNATVRNRFCSSMDRFLAFLTGMHHQISGVAVMYVPFVIKELSAGHVDRYLVGSLEGIALYWTTQIRTLLADDTLTVPHDLATVQDEFEFWEYRYEVLQGINDQLAQSDVQKVLLLLHNAHSVHMPQMDGLIERAKEELLRSLSNIKFLHLLIEPCSKIDAAASPADLTKLLPRIIHLIRFIWLNSEYYNTARLIAALFRNLSNQIIRFCTEQSKVEEILSGKPRFGIRICTVAIECCLTYRGIYDTISMELAQKQTQMPWELEVGLIFNHIDAFVERLNDVIDICESMIVFGRLDENGSIPKPVFGGTCGEELEKIAESVEKQFLDTLHKLQRDSQAYILNVHRSDWYEDVATFRRDMQKLEETVQRLIFNVFQQVSNIEETLEALQAMLFYSYRQRGTLRKTYLKETSRLWRMFSKEMDATSRKLLEEQSRESWLSKHVSIALSYRINLERLTWLRDRLKNSEWLPAVKESSPALAKFDALRHEFHKEIRLAYEDWVAKCCGFSGDLCQRLDRYLVVRSKKFKGLLECNIDASVLELCEQAQHFERMGFAIPNTMKKLYERYDIIRSLYNGIIKLALSHNRILAVLSDRERKLFRPLIQACDRQLAPGVFKITYGSEFNEEFFEDGTEFIAEFQELVLIFKRANRGVARICEKICGTFLLHFAFSGSVDISVFQQQLSSRLSSSGDILRSYYGNVVELLSAFSRQFQSVDDEMSAEWIAYVNDMDDMLASSLMTSARGSLTKLYEALHCDEDMASAPIIVVESDVKDGRIVFTPDMDAIGEMINGIVDNIRSMLDQFPRLGYKLKLPKKQQRQGFASVFREDQECSELMRSIQAEIAIQREELAKYESVWNKNRILWEMTEDEFRQRLMSKSRTAGVFEGGIEHYSALADDVIFEDAITNVYFILINQNALKTTILDWIEKWQALNIKMLLDHGSNLMRAVYRYMRHNERNVMKVPRTIRETVAAKQLFEKLLKDVPVKQSAFTPMLELFVLLHKYRVQLSEKTFEQVMGLETAWLHYLQVLEEADEMLDNEDSEAKLLLAKHGEKFKLILKEFLEDFYSKLPKK, encoded by the exons ATGGCCTCCTCAAGCGCTGTAGAAGATGAGCATCTCACGGATTCCGATTTCACAGATGATGAGG AGCGCAGCGTGGAACCGCGTCAGGAGGAGCTGCGTCCGGAGACCCCGAAGCCATCCTATAGCGACGAGGAACTGAACCAACTGGTGGGCTACGTTCAGCGGATGAGTGTGTTGAGCTGCCTGGATCACAGGGACTGGAAGGAGGGAACACTGGACATCATCCGCGGCTGGCTCCTGGAGGTGCACGAGCCCCTGCTGACCATTTACTACGACAGGGATGTCCTATCCGCCTGCTTGGGCTTGCCTGCCACATGTGTCTCGGATCTCAGCTACTTTCGCCGGGAACCGAATGAGATCTTCAGCGTGGAGGGATTTCACGATGAGATCAACTTTGGCACCTTGACGAGCGATGTGGATGGCTGCCTGATGGAGCTACTGGATCGCTTGTACGTCCCCTTCTTCCGGAATTATCTCGAATGGAACGCCACGGTGCGAAATCGTTTCTGTTCCAGCATGGACAGATTCCTGGCATTCCTCACCGGAATGCACCATCAAATCTCTGGTGTCGCCGTCATGTACGTCCCTTTTGTCATTAAGGAGTTGTCGGCTGGTCACGTTGATAGGTATTTGGTCGGAAGCCTGGAGGGAATCGCTCTCTATTGGACCACACAGATTCGCACTTTGCTGGCGGACGACACGTTGACGGTTCCACATGACCTGGCCACCGTGCAGGATGAGTTTGAGTTCTGGGAATATCGCT ATGAAGTCCTTCAAGGCATCAACGATCAGTTGGCTCAATCGGATGTGCAGAAGGTGCTATTGCTCTTGCACAACGCCCATTCCGTGCACATGCCACAAATGGATGGCCTTATAGAGAGGGCCAAGGAGGAGCTTCTTAGGTCTCTGTCGAATATTAAGTTCCTTCATCTGCTCATTGAGCCGTGTTCCAAAATTGATGCGGCTGCAAGTCCGGCAGATTTGACGAAACTTTTACCGCGCATTATCCACCTTATACGTTTTATTTGGCTGAACTCGGAATACTACAATACAGCTAGGCTCATTGCTGCATTGTTCCGGAATTTGAGCAATCAGATCATAAG ATTCTGCACGGAGCAAAGCAAAGTAGAGGAAATCCTATCGGGCAAACCGCGATTCGGCATTAGGATTTGCACCGTGGCCATCGAGTGTTGCCTGACCTACAGGGGAATCTACGATACAATTTCCATGGAGCTTGCCCAGAAACAGACCCAAATGCCCTGGGAGCTGGAGGTGGGACTTATCTTCAACCACATCGACGCCTTTGTGGAACGACTCAATGATGTGATTGACATATGCGAGTCCATGATTGTATTTGGACGACTAGATGAGAACGGGAGCATACCCAAACCCGTTTTTGGCGGCACCTGTGgcgaggagctggagaagattGCGGAAAGCGTGGAGAAGCAGTTTCTGGACACCTTGCACAAGCTACAGCGCGACTCCCAGGCATATATCCTGAATGTCCATCGTTCGGATTGGTACGAGGATGTAGCTACTTTTCGCCGGGACATGCAGAAACTGGAGGAAACGGTCCAGAGGCTGATCTTCAATGTGTTCCAGCAAGTGTCCAATATAGAGGAAACGTTGGAGGCTCTGCAAGCCATGCTATTCTATTCGTATCGCCAGAGAGGAACACTGAGGAAAACATACCTTAAGGAAACGAGCAGACTGTGGAGGATGTTCTCCAAGGAAATGGATGCTACGTCCAGAAAACTGCTGGAGGAGCAAAGCCGAGAGTCTTGGCTATCAAAACACGTGTCCATAGCTCTCAGCTACCGCATTAATCTGGAACGCCTGACTTGGCTAAGAGATCGGTTGAAGAACTCCGAATGGCTGCCGGCTGTAAAGGAATCATCTCCAGCTTTGGCTAAATTTGACGCACTGCGTCACGAATTCCACAAGGAAATTCGACTGGCCTACGAAGACTGGGTGGCCAAGTGTTGCGGCTTTTCGGGAGATCTTTGCCAGCGCTTGGATCGCTATCTAGTGGTACGAAGTAAGAAATTCAAGGGACTGTTGGAGTGCAATATAGATGCCTCTGTTCTGGAGCTGTGTGAGCAGGCGCAGCACTTTGAACGAATGGGTTTTGCCATTCCCAATACAATGAAAAAACTTTACGAAAGATACGATATTATAAGATCCTTATACAATGGTATAATCAAACTGGCTTTAAGTCACAATCGCATCCTGGCTGTTCTGAGCGACAGGGAACGGAAACTCTTTCGTCCCCTGATTCAAGCATGTGATCGTCAACTTGCTCCTGGGGTATTCAAGATAACCTATGGCTCCGAGTTCAATGAGGAGTTCTTCGAAGACGGCACAGAGTTCATCGCAGAGTTCCAGGAGTTGGTTCTCATATTCAAGCGTGCTAATCGCGGCGTGGCCAGGATCTGTGAGAAAATCTGCGGCACTTTTCTGCTGCACTTTGCATTTTCCGGCTCCGTGGATATATCTGTGTtccagcagcagttgtccAGCAGGCTGAGCTCCTCCGGCGACATCTTGAGGAGCTACTACGGCAATGTGGTGGAGCTGCTGTCAGCCTTTAGTCGGCAGTTTCAATCGGTGGATGATGAG ATGTCCGCTGAGTGGATTGCTTATGTGAACGATATGGATGACATGCTAGCCAGTTCCTTAATGACCAGTGCTCGTGGATCCCTAACCAAGCTCTATGAGGCGTTACATTGCGACGAGGACATGGCATCCGCTCCCATTATTGTCGTCGAATCGGATGTGAAGGATGGTCGTATTGTCTTTACTCCCGACATGGATGCCATTGGAGAGATGATCAATGGAATCGTGGATAACATACGCAGCATGTTGGACCAGTTTCCACGACTGGGCTATAAACTAAAGCTGCCCAAGAAGCAGCAGCGCCAGGGATTCGCCAGCGTTTTCCGGGAGGATCAGGAGTGCTCCGAATTGATGAGAAGCATTCAAGCGGAGATCGCCATTCAGCGAGAGGAGCTAGCCAAGTACGAATCGGTGTGGAACAAGAATCGCATCCTTTGGGAGATGACGGAGGACGAATTCCGGCAGCGCCTGATGTCCAAATCTCGGACGGCTGGTGTCTTTGAAGGTGGCATCGAACACTACAGTGCCCTGGCGGATGATGTCATCTTCGAGGACGCCATCACTAACGTGTACTTCATCCTGATCAATCAGAATGCATTGAAGACCACCATCCTAGATTGGATCGAAAAATGGCAGGCTctcaatattaaaatgctgCTGGATCATGGCAGCAATTTGATGAGAG CCGTCTACCGATATATGCGTCACAATGAGCGAAATGTGATGAAGGTGCCGCGAACCATCCGAGAAACGGTGGCTGCCAAACAGCTCTTTGAAAAACTGCTGAAGGATGTGCCCGTGAAGCAATCCGCATTTACTCCGATGCTGGAACTCTTTGTGCTCCTGCACAAGTACCGGGTGCAGCTCAGCGAGAAAACATTTGAGCAGGTGATGGGCTTGGAGACCGCTTGGCTGCACTACCTCCAAGTGCTGGAGGAAGCGGATGAGATGCTGGACAATGAGGACAGTGAGGCCAagttgctgctggccaaaCACGGTGAAAAGTTCAAGTTGATATTGAAGGAGTTTCTGGAGGATTTCTACTCCAAACTACCCAAGAAGTAG